From Pieris rapae chromosome 15, ilPieRapa1.1, whole genome shotgun sequence:
TTACCGTTTGACGATGATAACTTGAGACAACTTCTTGAAAAGGTAAGTTTTCTAAGCTATCCTTTACCATCCTTAAAATTCTAGAGTATAAGATTTATTGAgtcattttttatgtaaataagtttattaatttgaaagctTTCACGAAGTTTTCACGTTGCTCCCGACTATTTATGTTGgtttaaatcaatcaataataattacaggtGAAGCGTGGAGTGTTTCATGTGCCACATTTTGTGCCACCTGATTGCCAGCAGTTATTACGAGGAATGATTGAAGTCAATCCTGAAAAAAGAATGACAGTATGTATGAAacatattatcaatatatacCTCCATTTGACTCAAAGTAGAATTCTATAAGCTTTTAGCTATTTTAACAGACAAAACTCATACCATACCTGGGTCATGGTACAACAAATTTGTCTTCCAACTcagtttttattcattaatacataatttttagttgtcaaaatttattgcattacttttaatttcctGTGTTATATctgtataaattttgtatggaattatatagaaatttattttatacaaaattgtttatgtaaGTGTACAATAAATAGGTGAttatgtgtattatttttttcagttagCAGAAATAACAAGACATCCATGGGTGACAGCAGGAGGTCGTGGAGAGTTAGAACAAGAGTTGCCAATGATGGAGGTGGTTCAGACAAGAGTCTTACCATCAGCTGAGGCAATAGATCCTGATGTACTACAGGCTATATGTAGTCTGGGGTGCTTTAAACATAGGGATAAGCTGATACAGGATTTATTAAGTGCACAGTATGTATAgctatcaattatattttaacagtaaataaagttagttctctaattttttaatcctagattttacaaataaacaagACCTAATATTTAGACATAGTATAGTGATCATGTTGTTAGatgtaagaaaattaataactatttgCAGTTGTAGGATAAGAATTGTAAGCTAGTAAATTAGCATTTATATGGTAATGGAAAAAATTCTTCATATTGATTTGtctgaaatttatttagtgcctttcttctttcttgtatataaaattgtaatgtatgtgtatatgtaactaaattaaaaaattgctgGACCAATTTGAATGAAAGAAGGTTTAGATACTCAAATCAGCCTGCTAGATGGTGATGCAGTCGTTGCTTGCAAACTTTGTTTAATTGCATAACAGCTTGAAATATCAGGCAGTACAAGATTTGTCGGGTCCACtagcttaaaatataaaaccttttgttTCACAACACATACAAATTGCATGTAATATTCTAGCCACAATACAGAGAAAGTGATATACTTCCTTCTGCTGGAGCGTAAAAGGCGTCGGCCTGCTAGAGATGATGAGCCAAGGCCACCTGCTTTAGCAGCGCCCACAGATCCACCACGGAAACGACTTGATACCTGTCGGGtgagttattattattgggtTTAATGATGGAAGTAATTTCAAAACGTCCGTATCGTGTATTAAATTGCAATGCAAGTCCTCGGCATTGTTGACTGCCTATTATATGTATCTTGAATTTTGTGTTAGGCAGATGATCAGCTATAGGATTGATAGTACCAACTCTCGATGGCGGTAAGCATTCtttggtttttataaaattgctcCTGGAATCAGCGTTAAGTACCTGTATCGAGGTTTCCAATAATTCCAGGTCGCCACAACTTGCAttcaatttttgtttctttactTTCCGATTTTGCcccttcttttgttttttgctTCTTGATGTGTTGGGTGTAGAAATATTATGAGGTGAAGAACATATTtcttttagattatttatggtttctttttgttttgaaatttcgAGATTTTTAGTGGAATATTCAAGTAATAGGTTTTCAATTCTTTGGTGCGCTAAATCCAATTCTAATTCTATCGGTGTCAGTTGTAGTATAATTTACCTAGGAAGTGTGATACAAGAAGTATCCACTGGTTAAAACTAGTAGATGGGATCAGAACAATTATATTGCAAATACATTAatgattgaaaattattattttcttttttagtgTGTGTGATACTCCTGAAAGTCATTCCCTTCCTGTCTGAATATTTTTACCCCAGGAAATTCGCGTTCGGTGGTCTTCCACGGTCTTCACaagatattttcttttgcaaaCTATCAGACTGTGGAATCGATTCCCAGTGAGGGACATCTCATATATTAAGATGATATGTTTGTgcgagaaatattaaattgtattttttaaatttatttcaggtGAATGGCCAATCGGCACATTTTGGTCAAATAAGTGAAGGGTCGCCCATTACCCCAAGGCGATCTCAATTCAGGTACTCAACTACATTGtgctaacattaattataatctcattttaattttttaaagataaagaaatattggTAAGACcttgtcaggcacaggagccTGATCACCTAATTGCCTATTgcgaaattttaataaatctgaaGGCCCAGAACTAAGAAGGTGGTAGTGCCACTGatatttttgacattaaatattatatttttatatattaggtcTTCCAGTAGACGTGGTGAAGGCAGAAGTTCTCCCCAGCTGTCAGCGAGTCCTCCTGGTGAGacttattatcatattattattttatcatttgtgAGCAGCGAATGCTCCCCTGAGGTCATGGGTTCAAAACCCGGCACGACCAATTGCCTTTCTTGTTATACATGTGAGGAAacatcaaccaaaaaagtaaaaaacaattataattattaagaaaattaatacagaaatcttcAAACATTAAAGATTGTAAGTGGCAATGGcgataaaaagatttatttataagattaaaaaaaaatcgacaaaaaatgttaaatctaaaataaattaatttattttattagcgacatttgttttgtgatccaccaccatgcctcctgctgatgctgatagaggacaaatctctgttttttatttattttattattcttgattactcaagatgtcatatggaacatggtgtaatggttgcagctccttacaaacgttgtgtaaaagaaaaaacttggctattaaaaagagtggcggagagtttattgtcaattcttctcttccgttctacgcccttgatttgagaactggcagtaaatgtaaaattagaagcatttaatgtatatttcttttttgacattcataagtgtacattgtgttacctttatgaataaatgatttttgacttttataGCTGTTCACACTCCGCACCGGGTGTCTTCCCTGGGAGGAACCCCGGCTACACCTGGTTCACCTTTAGGTAAATAAACCTAGTTTTTTAAGTAGCtataatactaaaatgtaACTAAAAGTAGAGaatcacattttaattttttttatgatacttcatcaaaatcaatcaaaatcataaatatataaaatgtgacCTGTTTgttgaatttgaataatacttaataaatttaacatttttttatttatatttgttaacatATTTCTCGGAAACTAATtgatatttatcaattatactaaagatatagctgatgatggaatacataatatatataaatcaataaaattattaaataaatgatactaattggaataaatgatttgactttgcATTTATAAATTGCAGCTTCACCGTCAGTTCGTGAACATCATCATCAAAGAGCGAACTCTACTGGACCAACGATTAGCTTAAATATTAGTAAGTATTGAGGaccaattttctattttagtttttttttgaaacttacttttttttttttgaaaatttttgcAGCAACTTAGACAATCATGAGGTTGTCATTGAGACAGTAATTCCATCTCTGGCTCtgcttcaaaaataaaatcatttttttaaatatattataaacgttttcaattttttaagtaattacaaatattattgacaaAACTTTTGGATTAAAATCACACCACATATTTtatctgaaatatataatgatgtacaaatattatttattaattttaatagtagtTTACATGTACCTaattactaaacgaatacatcaaccaataccGTGTATTTTGTCTTGATCTCCCTTACTCTCTTATCTTTCTCtatctctcccttttctttaacaaaaacgctgcacatcttcgtgacgctattgttattattattgcgtttcatcagtaaaattttaatcattcGCCTAacgaagtttcacttcaaaaacattgTGAACACCCAAGTGCCTATTTGGTGAAATTTTAGAAAAGATAgtttgtatatgttatatacaatattatatactatattatgtatagtggttgtctggaagaaatcgctctaaagcgataaggccgccagttgcttgtcattaaattatgtttaatattttccctttatgtaatgcaacgaagtgttaataaataaataaataataaatatatattttagacataGCATTATGTATGAggttaagtttaataaataaatagtaattttgtaTAGTAATAGTATGTAATGAATTGTTCACTTGTAGGTGGTGAACCAGGCGAGGCCGTGATAATCATCAACGAATCCCCAATGGTCGGGTCCTCGGTAGCCGTTCGACCTCATAGTCCTTCGCATTCACATAGAGgtgagaaataatataaatatttacttcatatatattaaaagtttaataaactaaatattatgacactatctggtaatatattcttgaagccttgtatatacaaaataatgtatacaattttaaaacaaatggtgactttgttttgttttgaccAATAAAATACCCGTTTCACCTGTATAATACGcgtaatagaataataattatatataacctaatttaatataaaccagGCTCCataagataaaccactccttatatggaaattgtattcttacaacaaactcccaagcgaaattagagaattaaataaattgaaagcccttgttaaaagtaaattaattaataaagccttttataaatgtgacgaatacttaaatgatcctaatccttgggattgatttgctccagttaaacaatttgtattaaaaacttggcgattgaaaagagtggcggaaagtttcttgccagttcttcttgcccgctctacgctaTTGACTTccaaactggtagtaaatgtaaatttacgattaatttaattttttttgacgttcataagtgtacttgtatACCTATatggataaatatattttgagttaCAATAAAGGCATAATTTGGGAAAGACGGAATAAATGGTAAAACCATCAGAAAACATTAGTTTAGACATTGACAACTTTTTTGATATAAACATACTAACACATGATACAtactaaatgttaaaatatttactaacacaGGATAACTAGATATAAGTGGATCAGGAAATAAATTTAggctaaatataaatgaatacattttatgaGAAGGTTATGATTTTTCTTTCTGATGttttaaacagaaaaaacatagttttttgtagaattgtttaactgtacaatatttaaaacttatattattttttcagtacGTGAGAGGTCTTCCCTCCCCGGGCCTACGACACAGTCGCCTGCGCAAACTCTGTTCCCAAATTTAGGCACAATAGCAggtattcaaaaaatatatatatatatatacatatatacagatGTGTATTCCCATGGAAGGTCTAATGAAGCCGGCTTATTCTGTTATTTATCTAAACTTGTTGCAATTACAACTACTTTATATACAAATGCTGTTATGCCCCATGCCCCAACAGTTCCAAGTGGGGCATCTTCGTCGGGCGCGGCGGCGCCTTGGCGAGCGAGATTAGCCACAATCAAGAACTCCTTCCTTGGATCACCTCGGTTTCATAGGAGGAAAATGCAGAGTGAGTAGCAGAAGACATTAAAGAAGAAAATCACATTCAattgaacatttttttgttgtcggttaataaaaataaaaaaaaacttttaaactgACTTTAAGacataagaatatattatatcctatttaaataatgttcttattgtattagtgatatattttttattatttgtacaagATCTTAGGTTTTTAGAAGACCATATCCCACAAAgcaaatacacaaaaaaataacttctcgaatttagttttttttaaaatagttttactgATGTTTTCATTATGACATGGgccttaaaatttatcataatacacaaataataaaaaaatatgagaagCTAATGGTGGGCGTATTTGGAAATATCAAAACACTTTGGTATCAAACACTTGgacaaatacttaaaaagaACTATAAATACTGGAAATAGCTGGAAATTCTTCACCTTTCCACCTTACTATGAAGAATATTTCGCTTCCAGCGTCTTCAGAAGAAGTCCACCTGACACCGGAGAGCTCCCCGGAGCTGACCAAGCGATCCTGGTTCGGATCTCTTCTCCTATCGGCGGATAAGGAAGAGACCTTCACTGCTCTCGTGAAGGGGAAACCACTGGCTACCGTCAAGGCTGATCTAATACACGCTTTTTTGAGTGTATGTatgcttttttttttgttttttttttgatatttttgattccaaaaaaaaaaacaaatttgatttgatattgtCCGTATTTAGCATAAAACATATCAGTATGatcaagtatatatatatcttactaTTAATGATTCTATTATCTAAAGACTGAACTATTTCCTAAGATGTTCATGTCAAAATCCAACTTTGACACACGGGAGTCAAACTTGTCAAAGTTAGcgttaaattttgattttgaatgtTACTCAAGAACTGTCGACTTGTGCTTTATAGTCGTccaaaaagtagttttttttattacagataGCGGAATTATCTCATAGTGTGCTAAGTCCGATGTCATTTCGCGTGGAATACAAACGGGGTTCCAACGCCCCAGCCATGTTCCAGAGGCATGTGAGATTCCAGGTGAGTGTAGCTTTTAATGTGGAATTTATATTACGATATACCAAATATAAAAGGAAATGGCGTTTGAAAGCACggataaatatttgacaacTAATATAAGTCAATCCGTTTCATTCctgacattatttatttttgacattaagtattagaattttttgtttttttttttaaattcgtcAATTTTAAAAGGTTATTCTGCTGTTAAAAATGCTAAACCAAAtcaaaaacaatgaaaatcacgaattatatatgtttgtacATCCcccctttttatatttttagacagaaatttttaaataattatatgttaaaaattaagcaagtaacttttaatattttatttcaaaatatatttataccgaAAACTTTAGACAGTAATAttgatagaaaaatatttactaccCTCACGAATTTTATACGCAATTTGGCTGTTATAAACTACCgccttttaaacaaaatatttcaggtGGATATATCAACGATAACGAAAGCGCCGGGTGAGAACGGGAAAGAATATTTGTATGCCATCACATTCACACTACTCTCTGGtgagtatatgtatatatatttaagacacagtttttagaatatatcaaaaaatttagctgtaataaaattatatttcattatattgttGTCAAGTAAtatgttttatcaatttatatttaatataaataatgctaCCAATCCTTAAAAAGCAAACAAGGcacccgcgagccctctggctttGATTGTCCACCGATATCACTttagccttctgcccgtttgtccgGTTCCAAAAccgatttaatgttttatttgaataaataactattattttatatgaatgttTTTCTGAAAGCCCAGATGATTCTTTTTcgaaataagtattttagagTTTTAGGAAAAAAGTTGACTTtgccaaaaaaatttaaacga
This genomic window contains:
- the LOC110998231 gene encoding serine/threonine-protein kinase BRSK2, whose amino-acid sequence is MEGGTTATEAYQYVGPFRLEKTLGKGQTGLVKLGVHCVTGKKVAIKIINREKLSESVLMKVEREIAIMKLIEHPHVLGLSDVYENKKYLYLVLEHVSGGELFDYLVKKGRLTPKEARRFFRQIISALDFCHSHSICHRDLKPENLLLDERNNIKIADFGMASLQPAGSLLETSCGSPHYACPEVIRGEKYDGRRADVWSCGVILYALLVGALPFDDDNLRQLLEKVKRGVFHVPHFVPPDCQQLLRGMIEVNPEKRMTLAEITRHPWVTAGGRGELEQELPMMEVVQTRVLPSAEAIDPDVLQAICSLGCFKHRDKLIQDLLSAHHNTEKVIYFLLLERKRRRPARDDEPRPPALAAPTDPPRKRLDTCRVNGQSAHFGQISEGSPITPRRSQFRSSSRRGEGRSSPQLSASPPAVHTPHRVSSLGGTPATPGSPLASPSVREHHHQRANSTGPTISLNISGEPGEAVIIINESPMVGSSVAVRPHSPSHSHRVRERSSLPGPTTQSPAQTLFPNLGTIAVPSGASSSGAAAPWRARLATIKNSFLGSPRFHRRKMQTSSEEVHLTPESSPELTKRSWFGSLLLSADKEETFTALVKGKPLATVKADLIHAFLSIAELSHSVLSPMSFRVEYKRGSNAPAMFQRHVRFQVDISTITKAPGENGKEYLYAITFTLLSGNIRRFRRVCEVVQAAVCRAPGASRAPALHPPSPRASRRNIQPLNANEIPDSPETPQNQEDSDCSVFDSHTPGSQTSIERFDQNGTHTLGSNSSVASGSSGYKQGVRCRRAVEPASASLDHEIMSCGRDLPGTHTKRSSSECRESTSSPRRGLESRDSSIKDELRRNNSLRERRDVTPTSLA